A single region of the Neodiprion pinetum isolate iyNeoPine1 chromosome 5, iyNeoPine1.2, whole genome shotgun sequence genome encodes:
- the LOC124218697 gene encoding mpv17-like protein gives MRVILLKFREITTKYPIIRGIASYTVIWPAASLLQQKFISNQELNYMQALRFSLYGGFFVAPTLFCWIKFASYIWPKNDLKSGIVKALVEQVSYGPAAMCCFFFGINLLEFKPISECVEEVKQKFWPTWKTGICVWPILQTINFTLIPERNRVVYVSVCSLMWTSFLAYMKSLEKSQLTNNNKLEIDPIETMQHDQQSQDKTKTAFMPH, from the exons ATGAGGGTCATTTTGTTAAAATTCCGTGAGATCACTACCAAATATCCGATTATCCGTGGAATTGCATCATACACGGTAATATGGCCAGCAGCGAGTTTGCTTCAACAAAAGTTCATTAGTAATCAAGAATTGAACTACATGCAAGCACTGAGATTCAGCTTGTATGGCGGATTCTTTGTTGCACCGACCCTTTTTTGTTGGATCAAATTTGCCTCGTATATCTGGCCGAAGAATGACCTAAAGTCTGGAATTGTGAAG GCTCTTGTGGAACAAGTTTCTTATGGTCCAGCTGCTATGTGCTGTTTCTTCTTTGGTATTAACCTACTAGAATTCAAGCCTATTTCGGAATGTGTAGAAGAGGTCAAACAGAAGTTTTGGCCCACGTGGaag ACTGGAATATGTGTATGGCCCATACTTCAAACCATCAATTTTACCCTCATCCCAGAAAGAAATCGTGTAGTCTATGTAAGTGTTTGCAGTTTAATGTGGACATCATTTCTTGCCTACATGAAGTCTTTGGAAAAAAGTCAacttacaaataataataaattagaaaTCGATCCTATTGAAACAATGCAGCATGATCAACAGTCACAGGATAAGACCAAGACTGCTTTCATGCCTCATTGA